A genomic segment from Nicotiana tabacum cultivar K326 chromosome 7, ASM71507v2, whole genome shotgun sequence encodes:
- the LOC107791659 gene encoding acetylserotonin O-methyltransferase-like yields MGEETNGVARIHEGDKAESQAQEDIWKYIFGFTEMAAVKCAIELGIPDFLENHQEPITLNQLSSVLGCSCSNFLYRILRFLINRGIFKEESTGHGEIGYVQTPLSRLLRKDGENSMAALVLLEASPVMLAPWHFLSARALAKGNTASFSAVHGKDVWEYAETNPEHSKLINDALACHARVTILAIVDNCPEIFKGIETLVDVGGGDGTTISLLVKTFPWIRGINFDLPHVVSVAPHCHGVQHVEGNMFDSIPKADAAFLMSILHDWSDDECIQILKNCIKIIPKDTGKVIMVEVVLEKEKGEGNEKLKDVGFMLDMVMMAHTTNGKERTAKEWAQILTAAGFNSHSIKHINAIESVILAYP; encoded by the exons ATGGGGGAAGAAACAAATGGTGTAGCAAGAATCCATGAAGGAGACAAAGCTGAGTCTCAAGCTCAAGAAGATATATGGAAGTACATATTTGGTTTCACTGAAATGGCTGCAGTAAAATGTGCTATTGAGTTGGGAATACCTGATTTCTTAGAAAACCATCAAGAACCCATCACCTTAAATCAACTGTCCTCTGTACTTGGCTGCTCTTGTTCTAATTTTCTCTACCGCATTCTGAGGTTCTTGATTAATAGGGGAATATTCAAAGAGGAATCCACAGGACATGGCGAAATTGGTTATGTCCAAACACCTCTTTCTCGTTTGCTGAGGAAAGATGGAGAAAATAGCATGGCTGCTCTTGTCCTACTTGAAGCTAGTCCAGTGATGCTCGCGCCATGGCATTTTCTGAGTGCTCGCGCTCTGGCAAAAG GGAATACTGCATCATTTAGCGCAGTTCATGGAAAGGATGTGTGGGAGTACGCAGAAACCAATCCAGAGCACAGCAAGCTAATCAACGACGCCTTGGCGTGCCATGCACGGGTGACAATCCTTGCCATCGTTGATAATTGTCCAGAAATATTCAAAGGGATAGAGACTTTAGTTGATGTTGGTGGAGGTGATGGAACAACTATTAGTCTGTTGGTGAAAACATTTCCTTGGATTAGAGGGATTAATTTTGATCTTCCTCATGTTGTTTCTGTTGCTCCTCATTGTCATGGTGTTCAACATGTTGAAGGCAATATGTTTGATTCTATTCCCAAAGCAGATGCTGCTTTCCTCATG TCAATCTTACATGATTGGAGTGACGACGAATGTATTCAAATCTTGAAAAATTGCATAAAGATTATCCCAAAAGACACAGGAAAAGTGATAATGGTGGAAGTAGTGCTtgagaaagaaaaaggagaaggaaATGAAAAGCTCAAAGATGTTGGTTTTATGCTGGATATGGTAATGATGGCTCACACAACAAATGGAAAAGAAAGAACTGCCAAAGAATGGGCTCAAATTTTGACTGCAGCTGGATTCAATAGTCATTCTATTAAGCACATCAACGCTATTGAATCTGTTATTTTGGCTTATCCTTGA
- the LOC107791649 gene encoding transcriptional elongation regulator MINIYO, producing MKNADPKNPTTQQIFGTVINEDDASHLVGGIVEKGFSEQPLNGPTSWTFAPRPTVLPFPVPRHRSHGPHWAPKVGDVCGNNDHDDEENEEEEEDFTGINQIGNFAKPVQRKEKKGMDFRNWREIVASDNSSVPYKREERERKVNSTSKERKAVAEASRNKNNSNERPPDENGNGASLSVEDGTKSQDVIMEDEHLVQEKEHLDMAMGIEQGGVEQSNHSVLPQQKCGNGITEQEEEIIEDMHPTLQVNSQKRNISANKVDASFDPKEVEGRHNASNLESQIDAENRAQLARMSADEIAEAQAELLAKLSPAVLEALKRKGQEKLKREKSYRSRSHLSGEKGNLLDQMKNETSQGTQKKNVEDDTPKLNTNTSVWDEWSKRVESVRELRFSLDGNIVKSELEVPKSGVSVAQDLSGRDYLRTEGDPGAAGYTIKEAVALTRSAVAGQRTFALHLIASVLDRAICRIHQNQLGCILRSQDRDGFNDWEAIWAFILGPEPELALSLRMSLDDNHRSVVLACARAIQCALSFEINEDFFEIVERIPTLQRDAPTAPVFRSRPEIEDGFVHGGFWKYNTKPSNILPFARDSVENDESERTIQDDVVVAGQDIAAGLIRMGILQRVQYLLETEPSAALEECLISILIAIARHSPTCADAIMKCQRLVQTIINRFTSKEQMEISISKIKSVALLRILARSDKENCLEFIKTGIFQKMIWQLYRYTSFDQWVKSGKEACKLSSALLVEQLRLWKVCVQHGYCVSYFADLFPALCIWLNVPAFEKLIENSVLSEYAAIAKEAYLVLGALTRRLPIFYSHMQQLDRGTTKEAENWCWAHVGPMIDSALEWIRLKKIPLLSRLFEWQNEEELNGDIQDSAVSPLLWLISSIMDMLSAVLEAVIPEDNAELRHGSLPWLPDFVPKIGLEILKNGLMSFSGLVSASHDSSAGSGSFLECLCYLRKINGRETSIASSSCLQGLLRVAWCVDKLISLANNEPRDLFAKYQSFTREEETLADGILHCSLPELRTLMTSLVESNGSKWHHMNSIETFGRGGPAPGIGVGWGAPGGGFWSKHILSAQVDARLFIYLLDVFPIVSVKDQFTTEGMNTIIQKINSVMGACLLLGPMDSSAVDKLLDFLFQVPTLKYIDFSIRQFLTLKQGYQSLERVYEEEDYLMLSDVLASHFKKRWLSAKQKRKSAAGDEHVCRKNPKKGNILLDTIPEEISASIPASQEPKCLVAEWAHQRLHLPLHWFLSPLSVLCSTSHETLDFLKVAKGGLFFLLGIELMSTSLPAELRTPVRNVPIVWKLHTLSATLLSGMDIFEEENSRDLYKALQDVYGQLLDREEKVDAMKLKFKTDIHENYSTFIDNLVEQFAAVSYGDMIFGRQVGVYLHHFVEAPVRLAAWNALSNACALELLPPLEKCIAATCGYLEPVEDDERMLEAYCKSWVSGALDKAASRGSASFTLALHHLSSFVFQTCSRNMLPLRNKLAKSLLRDYSRKKQHESLFVNLLEYQRPGTISEMPQHSCNVENRLQILKEACEGNSSLLSEVEKLSSVIRRKQHVGS from the exons ATGAAGAACGCAGACCCTAAGAATCCCACCACTCAGCAAATTTTTGGAACAGTTATAAATGAAGATGATGCCTCCCACTTAGTCGGCGGCATAGTTGAAAAGGGGTTTTCAGAACAACCATTAAACGGGCCTACTAGTTGGACTTTTGCCCCTCGCCCCACTGTTCTTCCTTTTCCTGTGCCTCGTCACCGCTCACATGGTCCG CACTGGGCACCAAAGGTTGGAGATGTTTGTGGTAACAATGATCACGATGATGAAGAgaatgaagaggaagaagaagatttcACTGGAATCAACCAGATTGGAAATTTTGCTAAGCCCGtgcaaagaaaagagaagaaagggatGGATTTTCGTAACTGGCGGGAGATAGTGGCTAGTGATAATAGTTCTGTGCCATACAAGAGGGAAGAAAGGGAGCGCAAGGTGAATTCGACATCAAAAGAGCGAAAGGCTGTTGCAGAAGCATCTCGAaacaaaaacaactcaaatgaaCGTCCACCAGATGAAAATGGAAATGGTGCTAGTTTATCTGTAGAAGATGGTACAAAATCTCAGGATGTCATCATGGAGGATGAGCATCTGGTTCAAGAGAAAGAGCATCTGGACATGGCCATGGGTATCGAACAGGGAGGTGTGGAACAAAGTAACCATTCTGTTTTACCACAGCAGAAATGTGGAAATGGTATCACTGAACAGGAGGAAGAAATAATTGAGGATATGCATCCTACCTTACAGGTTAACTCTCAGAAACGTAACATTTCTGCAAACAAAGTCGATGCTAGCTTTGACCCCAAGGAAGTGGAAGGAAGGCACAATGCTAGTAATCTTGAGAGTCAAATTGATGCTGAGAATCGAGCTCAATTAGCGAGAATGTCAGCTGATGAAATTGCTGAAGCACAGGCTGAATTATTGGCAAAACTAAGTCCAGCAGTTTTGGAGGCACTGAAAAGGAAAGGCCAAGAGAAgttgaaaagagaaaaatcttaTAGATCCAGGTCTCATCTCAGTGGAGAAAAGGGTAATTTGCTGGATCAGATGAAGAATGAAACCTCACAAGGCACACAGAAAAAAAATGTGGAAGATGATACTCCAAAGTTGAACACCAATACCAGTGTATGGGATGAATGGAGTAAACGAGTTGAGAGTGTCCGAGAATTAAGATTTTCTTTGGATGGCAATATTGTGAAGAGTGAACTTGAGGTCCCAAAGAGTG GTGTCTCCGTTGCGCAAGATCTCTCTGGGCGCGACTATCTACGAACTGAAGGTGATCCTGGCGCGGCTGGTTACACCATCAAAGAAGCAGTCGCTCTCACAAGAAGTGCA GTAGCTGGACAACGAACATTTGCTTTACATCTTATTGCATCTGTGCTTGATAGAGCAATATGCAGAATTCACCAGAATCAGCTGGGGTGTATCTTAAGATCTCAGGACAGAGATGGATTTAATGACTGGGAGGCCATTTGGGCTTTCATACTAGGGCCAGAACCTGAGCTTGCTCTATCATTGAG GATGTCTCTGGATGACAACCACAGGTCCGTAGTTCTGGCTTGTGCTAGAGCTATTCAGTGTGCTCTTTCCTTTGAGATCAATGAGGATTTTTTTGAAATCGTGGAG AGGATACCAACTCTTCAGAGGGATGCACCTACTGCTCCTGTCTTTAGAAGTCGACCAGAGATCGAAGATGGTTTTGTCCATGGTGGTTTCTGGAAATACAATACTAAACCTTCCAATATACTTCCTTTTGCCCGGGATTCTGTGGAAAATGATGAAAGTGAACGCACTATTCAGGATGATGTTGTTGTTGCTGGCCAAGATATAGCTGCAGGACTGATTAGGATGGGGATCCTTCAAAGGGTTCAATATCTCTTGGAG ACTGAGCCTTCAGCAGCTTTGGAAGAATGCCTAATTTCCATATTAATTGCGATAGCTAGGCATTCGCCAACATGTGCAGATGCAATTATGAAGTGTCAACGGCTGGTTCAAACGATCATCAACAGATTCACTAGTAAAGAGCAAATGGAGATTAGTATCTCAAAGATCAAGTCAGTTGCACTCCTGAGA ATTTTGGCTCGATCTGACAAGGAGAACTGCCTAGAATTTATCAAGACTGGAATATTTCAAAAGATGATATGGCAATTGTATCGATATACCTCTTTTGACCAATGGGTAAAGTCTGGAAAAGAGGCTTGTAAACTTTCATCAGCTCTTCTGGTTGAACAGTTACGGTTGTGGAAGGTTTGTGTGCAACATGGGTATTGTGTATCATACTTTGCCGATTTATTTCCTGCCTTGTGCATTTGGTTGAATGTTCCTGCGTTTGAAAAGCTGATTGAGAACAGTGTCCTCAGCGAATATGCTGCCATTGCCAAGGAAGCATACCTTGTCCTGGGTGCTTTAACTAGAAGACTGCCGATTTTTTATTCCCACATGCAACAATTGGAcaggggtactacaaaagaagcAGAAAACTGGTGTTGGGCCCATGTTGGTCCTATGATTGATTCTGCCCTAGAGTGGATCAGGTTAAAGAAGATACCTCTCCTATCTCGTCTATTTGAGTGGCAAAATGAGGAGGAATTGAATGGCGATATACAGGATTCAGCAGTTTCTCCCTTGCTGTGGTTGATATCTTCAATTATGGACATGCTTTCTGCAGTGCTTGAAGCTGTAATCCCTGAAGATAATGCAGAGTTGCGCCATGGGAGTCTTCCATGGCTGCCAGATTTTGTCCCTAAGATTGGactagaaattttaaaaaatggacTTATGAGTTTTTCAGGCTTAGTTAGTGCAAGCCATGATAGTTCTGCTGGCAGCGGTTCATTCCTTGAGTGTTTGTgttatttgagaaaaataaacGGACGAGAAACGTCAATAGCGTCCAGTAGTTGCCTTCAGGGATTGTTGCGAGTTGCTTGGTGTGTTGATAAGCTGATCTCACTAGCTAACAATGAGCCTCGGGATCTATTCGCCAAATATCAGAGTTTCACAAGAGAGGAAGAAACTCTTGCTGATGGGATTCTTCACTGCTCTCTGCCTGAGTTAAGAACTTTGATGACAAGTTTAGTGGAATCAAATGGTTCCAAATGGCATCATATGAATTCAATTGAGACATTTGGTAGAGGTGGTCCAGCCCCAGGAATTGGTGTAGGCTGGGGTGCCCCTGGTGGGGGCTTTTGGTCCAAACACATTTTATCAGCTCAAGTAGATGCACGATTGTTCATTTACTTGCTTGATGTTTTCCCTATCGTATCTGTCAAAGATCAGTTTACAACTGAAGGCATGAACActattatacaaaaaataaattctGTCATGGGAGCGTGTTTACTGCTGGGGCCAATGGATAGTTCTGCAGTAGATAAGCTGCTTGATTTCTTATTTCAAGTTCCCACTCTAAAGTACATCGATTTCAGTATACGCCAATTTCTTACTCTTAAGCAAGGTTATCAGTCTCTCGAGAGGGTGTATGAAGAAGAGGACTATTTAATGTTGAGTGATGTCTTAGCTTCTCACTTCAAGAAGAGATGGTTGTCTGCAAAACAGAAGCGTAAATCTGCTGCTGGAGATGAGCACGTATGCCGAAAGAATCcaaaaaaaggaaatattttattGGACACCATTCCCGAGGAAATTTCTGCATCAATCCCTGCCAGCCAAGAGCCTAAATGTTTGGTGGCTGAGTGGGCTCACCAACGGTTGCATCTTCCCTTGCATTGGTTTCTCAGTCCACTCTCAGTGCTTTGTTCTACCAGCCATGAGACTCTCGATTTTCTTAAAGTTGCAAAAGGTGGACTCTTCTTTCTCTTAGGGATTGAACTAATGTCCACCTCCCTTCCTGCTGAGTTGCGTACGCCAGTTCGAAATGTGCCTATTGTATGGAAATTGCACACGTTGTCTGCAACTTTACTTTCTGGAATGGACATTTTTGAGGAGGAAAATAGCAGGGATCTCTACAAAGCTCTGCAAGATGTCTATGGACAGCTCCTTGATAGGGAAGAAAAAGTTGATGCAATGAAACTGAAATTTAAGACGGACATACATGAGAACTACTCCACCTTCATTGACAATCTAGTGGAGCAATTTGCTGCAGTTTCGTATGGTGACATGATATTTGGTCGTCAAGTTGGAGTCTATCTGCATCACTTTGTTGAAGCTCCTGTGAGGCTTGCTGCATGGAATGCACTGTCTAATGCTTGTGCTCTCGAGCTTTTGCCTCCTTTGGAGAAGTGCATTGCCGCAACTTGTGGATATCTTGAACCTGTTGAG GATGACGAGAGGATGTTGGAAGCTTACTGTAAATCATGGGTTTCAGGAGCTCTAGACAAAGCAGCAAGTCGAGGATCTGCCTCGTTCACTTTGGCCTTGCACCATCTGTCATCATTTGTTTTCCAGACTTGCTCTAGGAATATGCTTCCTTTGCGAAACAAGCTTGCCAAATCTCTGCTACGAGACTACTCCCGTAAGAAGCAACATGAG AGCCTTTTTGTTAACTTACTGGAGTACCAAAGGCCAGGCACCATATCTGAGATGCCCCAGCACAGTTGCAATGTGGAAAATAGATTACAGATTTTGAAAGAAGCTTGTGAAGGAAATTCCTCATTGTTGAGTGAGGTTGAGAAGCTCAGCTCTGTCATTAGAAGGAAACAGCATGTGGGAAGCTAA